The Falco naumanni isolate bFalNau1 chromosome 1, bFalNau1.pat, whole genome shotgun sequence genome window below encodes:
- the SEZ6L gene encoding seizure 6-like protein isoform X3, giving the protein MPGPRGLCLLALLLGSPAAPRPDGGSGTALVPTSPDPLAVDELMDKMVGGAEELRYTTGLAGRAGELGHATALNLLPAAKEGTEPAAEEATLLLQSHIPPTPTAAPDTDAKQTFPVKKKTPTLKQVNMARKHPRPKPTLPGSPRAASPASLLGSRLPTATQELHVPAEAAAGAGDVEQSPPELPWGGQATTSPPALQISPSTLPPVVLQPLPNNMGDAGEAPTMAPDGTTVNWTNSGEREVHGSASEESQETTTSTIITTTVITTEPTPVLCSMSFHDPEGYIDSTDYPPLPLHSYLECTYNVTVYTGYGVELQVKSVNLSDGEVLSIRGVDGDALVVLANQTLLVEGQVIRSPTNTISVYFRTFQDEVVGTFQLHYQVFMLSCNFPRRPDFGDVTVMDLHSGGIAHFHCHLGYELQGPRVLTCINASRPHWSSPEPICSAPCGGTVHNATIGRVLSPSYTGNQSSSMYCVWAIGAPPGQKLHLHFEKLLLTEKDRMVVYSGDTNQSAVLYDSLRADSVPFEGVISDGSSIRIDFLAEEPAAATSFNIRFEAFERGHCYEPYIQNGNFTTSDPTYNLGTTVEFTCDPGHSLEQGPAVIECVNMRDPYWNDTEPLCRAMCGGELTAVAGVILSPNWPEPYAEGEDCIWRIHVGEEKRLFLDIQLLNLTNSDILTIYDGDELTAHILGQYVGSSGPQKLYSSSPDLTIQFHSDPAGLIFGKGQGFIMNYIEVSRNDSCSDLPEIQNGWKTTSHTELVRGAKITYQCDPGYDIVGSDTLTCQWDLSWSSDPPFCEKIMYCTDPGEVEHSTRLISDPVLLVGTTIQYTCNPGFVLEGSSLLTCYSRETGTPIWTSRLPHCVSEESLACDNPGLPENGYQILYKRLYLPGESLTFMCYEGFELMGEVTIKCILGQPSHWSGPLPICKVNQDSFEHALEAEAAAETSLEGGNMALAIFIPVLIISLLLGGAYIYLTRCRYYSSLRLPLMYSHPYSQITVETEFDNPIYETGETREYEVSI; this is encoded by the exons ACGGCGGATCAGGGACAGCGCTGGTCCCCACCAGCCCAGACCCTCTTGCTGTGGATGAGCTGATGGACAAGATGGTCGGCGGAGCTGAGGAGCTCAGGTACACCACAGGTTTGGCTGGCAGAGCCGGAGAGCTTGGGCACGCCACCGCCCTCAACCTGCTGCCAGCTGCGAAAGAAGGCACCGAGCCGGCAGCGGAGGAGGcaacactgctgctgcagagccacatCCCGCCAACACCCACCGCTGCCCCTGACACTGATGCAAAACAAACTTTCcctgttaagaaaaaaacacctacTCTAAAGCAAGTAAATATGGCAAGGAAGCACCCAAGACCCAAGCCCACCCTGCCAGGgtcccccagggctgcctctcCGGCCAGCCTGCTGGGCTCCAggctccccacagccacccaagAGCTGCAtgtgccagcagaggcagcggctggggcaggggatgtGGAGCAGAGCCCCCCTGAGCTGCCCTGGGGGGGCCAGGCCACCACAAGCCCCCCCGCACTGCAGATCTCCCCATCCACGCTGCCGCCAGTGGTTCTGCAGCCCTTACCCAACAACATGGGGGATGCCGGTGAGGCTCCGACAATGGCTCCTGACGGCACCACTGTTAACTGGACAAACagtggagagagagaggtgCATGGCTCTGCGTCAGAAGAAAGCCAAGAAACCACCACATCCACCATCATCACCACCACCGTCATAACCACGGAGCCCACACCAG TTCTCTGCAGCATGAGCTTCCATGACCCTGAGGGCTACATTGACTCCACAGACTACCCCCCGCTGCCCCTGCACAGCTACCTGGAGTGCACCTACAATGTCACCGTCTACACGGGCTACGGCGTTGAGCTCCAG GTGAAGAGCGTGAACCTGTCAGACGGAGAGGTGCTCTCCATCCGTGGGGTGGACGGTGATGCCCTTGTGGTCCTGGCCAACCAGACCCTGCTGGTGGAGGGCCAGGTGATCCGCAGCCCCACCAATACCATCTCTGTCTACTTCCGCACCTTCCAGGATGAGGTGGTAGGGACCTTCCAGCTCCACTACCAGG TGTTTATGCTGAGCTGCAACTTTCCACGGAGACCTGACTTTGGAGACGTCACTGTGATGGATTTGCACTCGGGTGGAATTGCTCATTTTCACTGTCACCTGGGCTATGAGCTGCAGGGTCCTAGGGTGCTCACGTGCATCAACGCATCGAGGCCGCATTGGAGCAGCCCAGAGCCAATCTGCTCAG CGCCCTGTGGCGGGACGGTCCACAATGCCACCATCGGCCGCGTCCTCTCCCCCAGCTATACCGGGAACCAATCGAGCAGCATGTACTGCGTGTGGGCCATCGGGGCTCCCCCGGGCCAGAAGCTGCACCTGCACTTCGAGAAGCTCCTGCTGACTGAGAAGGACAG GATGGTGGTGTACAGCGGGGACACGAACCAGTCTGCCGTCCTCTACGACTCCCTGCGTGCCGACAGTGTGCCCTTCGAAGGGGTGATCAGTGACGGCTCCTCCATCAGGATTGACTTCCTCGCGGAGGAGCCCGCGGCTGCCACATCTTTCAACATACGCTTTGAAG CCTTCGAGCGTGGCCACTGCTACGAGCCCTACATCCAGAATGGGAACTTCACCACCTCCGACCCCACCTACAACCTGGGCACCACCGTGGAGTTCACGTGTGACCCTGGGCACTCCCTGGAGCAGGGCCCCGCTGTCATCGAGTGCGTCAACATGCGGGACCCATACTGGAATGACACGGAGCCGCTGTGCCGAG CCATGTGTGGCGGGGAGCTGACTGCCGTGGCCGGGGTGATCCTGTCCCCAAACTGGCCAGAGCCCTATGCGGAGGGGGAGGACTGCATCTGGAGGATCCACGTTGGCGAGGAGAAGCGGCTCTTCCTGGACATCCAGCT CCTGAACCTCACCAACAGTGACATCCTCACCATTTACGATGGGGATGAGCTCACTGCTCACATCCTGGGGCAGTATGTCGGCAGCAGCGGCCCCCAAAAGCTGTATTCCTCCAGCCCCGATCTCACCATCCAGTTCCACTCAGACCCAGCTGGGCTCATCTTTGGGAAGGGGCAAGGATTCATCATGAACTACATAG AGGTGTCCCGCAATGACTCCTGCTCTGACCTGCCCGAGATCCAGAATGGCTGGAAGACCACATCGCACACGGAGCTGGTGAGAGGGGCCAAGATCACCTACCAGTGCGACCCGGGCTATGACATTGTGGGAAGCGACACCCTCACCTGCCAGTGGGACCTCAGCTGGAGCAGTGACCCCCCCTTCTGTGAAAAGA TTATGTACTGCACAGACCCAGGGGAGGTGGAGCACTCAACCCGCCTCATCTCCGAcccggtgctgctggtgggaacCACCATCCAGTACACGTGCAACCCAGGCTTcgtgctggagggcagctcaTTGCTGACCTGCTACAGCCGCGAGACGGGGACACCCATCTGGACCTCGCGGCTCCCACACTGTGTCT CTGAGGAGTCACTGGCCTGTGATAATCCAGGATTGCCAGAAAACGGCTACCAAATACTTTATAAGCGCCTTTACTTGCCAGGAGAGTCCCTGACCTTCATGTGCTATGAGGGCTTTGAACTCATGGGGGAGGTTACCATCAAATGCATCCTGGGCCAGCCGTCCCACTGGAGCGGACCCCTGCCCATCTGCAAAG TGAATCAGGACAGCTTTGAACATGCTCTGGAAG CAGAAGCTGCCGCAGAGACATCGCTCGAGGGGGGAAATATGGCCTTAGCCATATTCATCCCGGTGCTGATCATCTCCTTGCTGCTGGGAGGAGCGTACATCTATCTCACAAG GTGTCGGTACTACTCCAGCCTCCGCCTGCCCCTCATGTACTCCCACCCCTACAGCCAGATCACAGTAGAAACAGAGTTCGACAACCCGATTTATGAGACAGGG gaAACAAGAGAATATGAAGTTTCGATATAA
- the SEZ6L gene encoding seizure 6-like protein isoform X1, with amino-acid sequence MSPFGRAAGIQSATAPQGPDFVPLPQLQFHAQNCPSPTFPRFFADGGSGTALVPTSPDPLAVDELMDKMVGGAEELRYTTGLAGRAGELGHATALNLLPAAKEGTEPAAEEATLLLQSHIPPTPTAAPDTDAKQTFPVKKKTPTLKQVNMARKHPRPKPTLPGSPRAASPASLLGSRLPTATQELHVPAEAAAGAGDVEQSPPELPWGGQATTSPPALQISPSTLPPVVLQPLPNNMGDAGEAPTMAPDGTTVNWTNSGEREVHGSASEESQETTTSTIITTTVITTEPTPVLCSMSFHDPEGYIDSTDYPPLPLHSYLECTYNVTVYTGYGVELQVKSVNLSDGEVLSIRGVDGDALVVLANQTLLVEGQVIRSPTNTISVYFRTFQDEVVGTFQLHYQVFMLSCNFPRRPDFGDVTVMDLHSGGIAHFHCHLGYELQGPRVLTCINASRPHWSSPEPICSAPCGGTVHNATIGRVLSPSYTGNQSSSMYCVWAIGAPPGQKLHLHFEKLLLTEKDRMVVYSGDTNQSAVLYDSLRADSVPFEGVISDGSSIRIDFLAEEPAAATSFNIRFEAFERGHCYEPYIQNGNFTTSDPTYNLGTTVEFTCDPGHSLEQGPAVIECVNMRDPYWNDTEPLCRAMCGGELTAVAGVILSPNWPEPYAEGEDCIWRIHVGEEKRLFLDIQLLNLTNSDILTIYDGDELTAHILGQYVGSSGPQKLYSSSPDLTIQFHSDPAGLIFGKGQGFIMNYIEVSRNDSCSDLPEIQNGWKTTSHTELVRGAKITYQCDPGYDIVGSDTLTCQWDLSWSSDPPFCEKIMYCTDPGEVEHSTRLISDPVLLVGTTIQYTCNPGFVLEGSSLLTCYSRETGTPIWTSRLPHCVSEESLACDNPGLPENGYQILYKRLYLPGESLTFMCYEGFELMGEVTIKCILGQPSHWSGPLPICKVNQDSFEHALEVAEAAAETSLEGGNMALAIFIPVLIISLLLGGAYIYLTRCRYYSSLRLPLMYSHPYSQITVETEFDNPIYETGETREYEVSI; translated from the exons ATGAGCCCGTTTGGGAGAGCGGCAGGCATTCAATCAGCCACAGCTCCTCAGGGGCCTGATTTCGTGCCACTGCCACAGTTACAATTTCATGCCCAGAATTGCCCAAGTCCCACTTTTCCCCGTTTTTTTGCAGACGGCGGATCAGGGACAGCGCTGGTCCCCACCAGCCCAGACCCTCTTGCTGTGGATGAGCTGATGGACAAGATGGTCGGCGGAGCTGAGGAGCTCAGGTACACCACAGGTTTGGCTGGCAGAGCCGGAGAGCTTGGGCACGCCACCGCCCTCAACCTGCTGCCAGCTGCGAAAGAAGGCACCGAGCCGGCAGCGGAGGAGGcaacactgctgctgcagagccacatCCCGCCAACACCCACCGCTGCCCCTGACACTGATGCAAAACAAACTTTCcctgttaagaaaaaaacacctacTCTAAAGCAAGTAAATATGGCAAGGAAGCACCCAAGACCCAAGCCCACCCTGCCAGGgtcccccagggctgcctctcCGGCCAGCCTGCTGGGCTCCAggctccccacagccacccaagAGCTGCAtgtgccagcagaggcagcggctggggcaggggatgtGGAGCAGAGCCCCCCTGAGCTGCCCTGGGGGGGCCAGGCCACCACAAGCCCCCCCGCACTGCAGATCTCCCCATCCACGCTGCCGCCAGTGGTTCTGCAGCCCTTACCCAACAACATGGGGGATGCCGGTGAGGCTCCGACAATGGCTCCTGACGGCACCACTGTTAACTGGACAAACagtggagagagagaggtgCATGGCTCTGCGTCAGAAGAAAGCCAAGAAACCACCACATCCACCATCATCACCACCACCGTCATAACCACGGAGCCCACACCAG TTCTCTGCAGCATGAGCTTCCATGACCCTGAGGGCTACATTGACTCCACAGACTACCCCCCGCTGCCCCTGCACAGCTACCTGGAGTGCACCTACAATGTCACCGTCTACACGGGCTACGGCGTTGAGCTCCAG GTGAAGAGCGTGAACCTGTCAGACGGAGAGGTGCTCTCCATCCGTGGGGTGGACGGTGATGCCCTTGTGGTCCTGGCCAACCAGACCCTGCTGGTGGAGGGCCAGGTGATCCGCAGCCCCACCAATACCATCTCTGTCTACTTCCGCACCTTCCAGGATGAGGTGGTAGGGACCTTCCAGCTCCACTACCAGG TGTTTATGCTGAGCTGCAACTTTCCACGGAGACCTGACTTTGGAGACGTCACTGTGATGGATTTGCACTCGGGTGGAATTGCTCATTTTCACTGTCACCTGGGCTATGAGCTGCAGGGTCCTAGGGTGCTCACGTGCATCAACGCATCGAGGCCGCATTGGAGCAGCCCAGAGCCAATCTGCTCAG CGCCCTGTGGCGGGACGGTCCACAATGCCACCATCGGCCGCGTCCTCTCCCCCAGCTATACCGGGAACCAATCGAGCAGCATGTACTGCGTGTGGGCCATCGGGGCTCCCCCGGGCCAGAAGCTGCACCTGCACTTCGAGAAGCTCCTGCTGACTGAGAAGGACAG GATGGTGGTGTACAGCGGGGACACGAACCAGTCTGCCGTCCTCTACGACTCCCTGCGTGCCGACAGTGTGCCCTTCGAAGGGGTGATCAGTGACGGCTCCTCCATCAGGATTGACTTCCTCGCGGAGGAGCCCGCGGCTGCCACATCTTTCAACATACGCTTTGAAG CCTTCGAGCGTGGCCACTGCTACGAGCCCTACATCCAGAATGGGAACTTCACCACCTCCGACCCCACCTACAACCTGGGCACCACCGTGGAGTTCACGTGTGACCCTGGGCACTCCCTGGAGCAGGGCCCCGCTGTCATCGAGTGCGTCAACATGCGGGACCCATACTGGAATGACACGGAGCCGCTGTGCCGAG CCATGTGTGGCGGGGAGCTGACTGCCGTGGCCGGGGTGATCCTGTCCCCAAACTGGCCAGAGCCCTATGCGGAGGGGGAGGACTGCATCTGGAGGATCCACGTTGGCGAGGAGAAGCGGCTCTTCCTGGACATCCAGCT CCTGAACCTCACCAACAGTGACATCCTCACCATTTACGATGGGGATGAGCTCACTGCTCACATCCTGGGGCAGTATGTCGGCAGCAGCGGCCCCCAAAAGCTGTATTCCTCCAGCCCCGATCTCACCATCCAGTTCCACTCAGACCCAGCTGGGCTCATCTTTGGGAAGGGGCAAGGATTCATCATGAACTACATAG AGGTGTCCCGCAATGACTCCTGCTCTGACCTGCCCGAGATCCAGAATGGCTGGAAGACCACATCGCACACGGAGCTGGTGAGAGGGGCCAAGATCACCTACCAGTGCGACCCGGGCTATGACATTGTGGGAAGCGACACCCTCACCTGCCAGTGGGACCTCAGCTGGAGCAGTGACCCCCCCTTCTGTGAAAAGA TTATGTACTGCACAGACCCAGGGGAGGTGGAGCACTCAACCCGCCTCATCTCCGAcccggtgctgctggtgggaacCACCATCCAGTACACGTGCAACCCAGGCTTcgtgctggagggcagctcaTTGCTGACCTGCTACAGCCGCGAGACGGGGACACCCATCTGGACCTCGCGGCTCCCACACTGTGTCT CTGAGGAGTCACTGGCCTGTGATAATCCAGGATTGCCAGAAAACGGCTACCAAATACTTTATAAGCGCCTTTACTTGCCAGGAGAGTCCCTGACCTTCATGTGCTATGAGGGCTTTGAACTCATGGGGGAGGTTACCATCAAATGCATCCTGGGCCAGCCGTCCCACTGGAGCGGACCCCTGCCCATCTGCAAAG TGAATCAGGACAGCTTTGAACATGCTCTGGAAG TAGCAGAAGCTGCCGCAGAGACATCGCTCGAGGGGGGAAATATGGCCTTAGCCATATTCATCCCGGTGCTGATCATCTCCTTGCTGCTGGGAGGAGCGTACATCTATCTCACAAG GTGTCGGTACTACTCCAGCCTCCGCCTGCCCCTCATGTACTCCCACCCCTACAGCCAGATCACAGTAGAAACAGAGTTCGACAACCCGATTTATGAGACAGGG gaAACAAGAGAATATGAAGTTTCGATATAA
- the SEZ6L gene encoding seizure 6-like protein isoform X2, translating to MPGPRGLCLLALLLGSPAAPRPDGGSGTALVPTSPDPLAVDELMDKMVGGAEELRYTTGLAGRAGELGHATALNLLPAAKEGTEPAAEEATLLLQSHIPPTPTAAPDTDAKQTFPVKKKTPTLKQVNMARKHPRPKPTLPGSPRAASPASLLGSRLPTATQELHVPAEAAAGAGDVEQSPPELPWGGQATTSPPALQISPSTLPPVVLQPLPNNMGDAGEAPTMAPDGTTVNWTNSGEREVHGSASEESQETTTSTIITTTVITTEPTPVLCSMSFHDPEGYIDSTDYPPLPLHSYLECTYNVTVYTGYGVELQVKSVNLSDGEVLSIRGVDGDALVVLANQTLLVEGQVIRSPTNTISVYFRTFQDEVVGTFQLHYQVFMLSCNFPRRPDFGDVTVMDLHSGGIAHFHCHLGYELQGPRVLTCINASRPHWSSPEPICSAPCGGTVHNATIGRVLSPSYTGNQSSSMYCVWAIGAPPGQKLHLHFEKLLLTEKDRMVVYSGDTNQSAVLYDSLRADSVPFEGVISDGSSIRIDFLAEEPAAATSFNIRFEAFERGHCYEPYIQNGNFTTSDPTYNLGTTVEFTCDPGHSLEQGPAVIECVNMRDPYWNDTEPLCRAMCGGELTAVAGVILSPNWPEPYAEGEDCIWRIHVGEEKRLFLDIQLLNLTNSDILTIYDGDELTAHILGQYVGSSGPQKLYSSSPDLTIQFHSDPAGLIFGKGQGFIMNYIEVSRNDSCSDLPEIQNGWKTTSHTELVRGAKITYQCDPGYDIVGSDTLTCQWDLSWSSDPPFCEKIMYCTDPGEVEHSTRLISDPVLLVGTTIQYTCNPGFVLEGSSLLTCYSRETGTPIWTSRLPHCVSEESLACDNPGLPENGYQILYKRLYLPGESLTFMCYEGFELMGEVTIKCILGQPSHWSGPLPICKVNQDSFEHALEVAEAAAETSLEGGNMALAIFIPVLIISLLLGGAYIYLTRCRYYSSLRLPLMYSHPYSQITVETEFDNPIYETGETREYEVSI from the exons ACGGCGGATCAGGGACAGCGCTGGTCCCCACCAGCCCAGACCCTCTTGCTGTGGATGAGCTGATGGACAAGATGGTCGGCGGAGCTGAGGAGCTCAGGTACACCACAGGTTTGGCTGGCAGAGCCGGAGAGCTTGGGCACGCCACCGCCCTCAACCTGCTGCCAGCTGCGAAAGAAGGCACCGAGCCGGCAGCGGAGGAGGcaacactgctgctgcagagccacatCCCGCCAACACCCACCGCTGCCCCTGACACTGATGCAAAACAAACTTTCcctgttaagaaaaaaacacctacTCTAAAGCAAGTAAATATGGCAAGGAAGCACCCAAGACCCAAGCCCACCCTGCCAGGgtcccccagggctgcctctcCGGCCAGCCTGCTGGGCTCCAggctccccacagccacccaagAGCTGCAtgtgccagcagaggcagcggctggggcaggggatgtGGAGCAGAGCCCCCCTGAGCTGCCCTGGGGGGGCCAGGCCACCACAAGCCCCCCCGCACTGCAGATCTCCCCATCCACGCTGCCGCCAGTGGTTCTGCAGCCCTTACCCAACAACATGGGGGATGCCGGTGAGGCTCCGACAATGGCTCCTGACGGCACCACTGTTAACTGGACAAACagtggagagagagaggtgCATGGCTCTGCGTCAGAAGAAAGCCAAGAAACCACCACATCCACCATCATCACCACCACCGTCATAACCACGGAGCCCACACCAG TTCTCTGCAGCATGAGCTTCCATGACCCTGAGGGCTACATTGACTCCACAGACTACCCCCCGCTGCCCCTGCACAGCTACCTGGAGTGCACCTACAATGTCACCGTCTACACGGGCTACGGCGTTGAGCTCCAG GTGAAGAGCGTGAACCTGTCAGACGGAGAGGTGCTCTCCATCCGTGGGGTGGACGGTGATGCCCTTGTGGTCCTGGCCAACCAGACCCTGCTGGTGGAGGGCCAGGTGATCCGCAGCCCCACCAATACCATCTCTGTCTACTTCCGCACCTTCCAGGATGAGGTGGTAGGGACCTTCCAGCTCCACTACCAGG TGTTTATGCTGAGCTGCAACTTTCCACGGAGACCTGACTTTGGAGACGTCACTGTGATGGATTTGCACTCGGGTGGAATTGCTCATTTTCACTGTCACCTGGGCTATGAGCTGCAGGGTCCTAGGGTGCTCACGTGCATCAACGCATCGAGGCCGCATTGGAGCAGCCCAGAGCCAATCTGCTCAG CGCCCTGTGGCGGGACGGTCCACAATGCCACCATCGGCCGCGTCCTCTCCCCCAGCTATACCGGGAACCAATCGAGCAGCATGTACTGCGTGTGGGCCATCGGGGCTCCCCCGGGCCAGAAGCTGCACCTGCACTTCGAGAAGCTCCTGCTGACTGAGAAGGACAG GATGGTGGTGTACAGCGGGGACACGAACCAGTCTGCCGTCCTCTACGACTCCCTGCGTGCCGACAGTGTGCCCTTCGAAGGGGTGATCAGTGACGGCTCCTCCATCAGGATTGACTTCCTCGCGGAGGAGCCCGCGGCTGCCACATCTTTCAACATACGCTTTGAAG CCTTCGAGCGTGGCCACTGCTACGAGCCCTACATCCAGAATGGGAACTTCACCACCTCCGACCCCACCTACAACCTGGGCACCACCGTGGAGTTCACGTGTGACCCTGGGCACTCCCTGGAGCAGGGCCCCGCTGTCATCGAGTGCGTCAACATGCGGGACCCATACTGGAATGACACGGAGCCGCTGTGCCGAG CCATGTGTGGCGGGGAGCTGACTGCCGTGGCCGGGGTGATCCTGTCCCCAAACTGGCCAGAGCCCTATGCGGAGGGGGAGGACTGCATCTGGAGGATCCACGTTGGCGAGGAGAAGCGGCTCTTCCTGGACATCCAGCT CCTGAACCTCACCAACAGTGACATCCTCACCATTTACGATGGGGATGAGCTCACTGCTCACATCCTGGGGCAGTATGTCGGCAGCAGCGGCCCCCAAAAGCTGTATTCCTCCAGCCCCGATCTCACCATCCAGTTCCACTCAGACCCAGCTGGGCTCATCTTTGGGAAGGGGCAAGGATTCATCATGAACTACATAG AGGTGTCCCGCAATGACTCCTGCTCTGACCTGCCCGAGATCCAGAATGGCTGGAAGACCACATCGCACACGGAGCTGGTGAGAGGGGCCAAGATCACCTACCAGTGCGACCCGGGCTATGACATTGTGGGAAGCGACACCCTCACCTGCCAGTGGGACCTCAGCTGGAGCAGTGACCCCCCCTTCTGTGAAAAGA TTATGTACTGCACAGACCCAGGGGAGGTGGAGCACTCAACCCGCCTCATCTCCGAcccggtgctgctggtgggaacCACCATCCAGTACACGTGCAACCCAGGCTTcgtgctggagggcagctcaTTGCTGACCTGCTACAGCCGCGAGACGGGGACACCCATCTGGACCTCGCGGCTCCCACACTGTGTCT CTGAGGAGTCACTGGCCTGTGATAATCCAGGATTGCCAGAAAACGGCTACCAAATACTTTATAAGCGCCTTTACTTGCCAGGAGAGTCCCTGACCTTCATGTGCTATGAGGGCTTTGAACTCATGGGGGAGGTTACCATCAAATGCATCCTGGGCCAGCCGTCCCACTGGAGCGGACCCCTGCCCATCTGCAAAG TGAATCAGGACAGCTTTGAACATGCTCTGGAAG TAGCAGAAGCTGCCGCAGAGACATCGCTCGAGGGGGGAAATATGGCCTTAGCCATATTCATCCCGGTGCTGATCATCTCCTTGCTGCTGGGAGGAGCGTACATCTATCTCACAAG GTGTCGGTACTACTCCAGCCTCCGCCTGCCCCTCATGTACTCCCACCCCTACAGCCAGATCACAGTAGAAACAGAGTTCGACAACCCGATTTATGAGACAGGG gaAACAAGAGAATATGAAGTTTCGATATAA